In the genome of Hymenobacter cellulosivorans, one region contains:
- a CDS encoding M20 family metallo-hydrolase — protein sequence MPELTDQLAEEAIQLLIRLIQTQSFSREEGPTAELIFEFLQRHGAEPRRALHNVWAVNQHFNPAKPTVLLNSHHDTVKPGATWTYDPFGGLVEEAEDKLIGLGSNDAGGCAVSLLATFLHFHQREDLPFNLICAITAEEEISGANGISSLLPKLGKIDVGIVGEPTQMDMAIAEKGLVVLDCTAYGQTGHAARNEGENALYKAVTDIQWLQQYRFPNVSELLGPVKMTVTQIQAGTQHNVVPDVCRFVVDVRTNEFYSNEEVVHTVQEHLQSEVVPRSVRLNSSRIDPDHVLVRKGVALGRKTYGSATMSDQALMPFPTVKMGPGDSARSHTPDEYIYRYEIRGGIRAYIELLEGLQL from the coding sequence ATGCCGGAGCTAACCGACCAGCTAGCTGAAGAAGCTATTCAGCTGTTGATTCGCCTGATTCAAACTCAGTCGTTTTCCCGGGAAGAAGGCCCCACGGCCGAGCTGATTTTCGAGTTTTTGCAGCGCCACGGCGCTGAGCCCCGGCGGGCGTTACACAACGTATGGGCCGTAAACCAGCATTTCAACCCGGCTAAACCCACCGTGCTGCTCAACTCCCACCACGACACGGTGAAGCCCGGCGCCACCTGGACCTACGACCCGTTTGGCGGCCTGGTGGAAGAAGCCGAAGACAAGCTTATTGGGCTGGGTTCCAACGACGCGGGCGGCTGCGCGGTAAGCTTGCTGGCCACGTTTCTGCACTTTCACCAGCGTGAGGACCTGCCTTTCAACCTGATTTGTGCCATTACGGCCGAGGAGGAAATTTCGGGTGCCAACGGCATCAGTAGCCTACTGCCGAAACTGGGCAAAATCGACGTCGGCATCGTGGGTGAGCCGACCCAGATGGACATGGCAATTGCTGAAAAAGGCTTGGTGGTCCTCGACTGCACCGCCTACGGGCAAACCGGCCACGCGGCCCGCAACGAAGGCGAAAATGCGCTATACAAGGCCGTAACCGACATCCAATGGCTGCAGCAGTACCGGTTCCCGAACGTGTCGGAGCTGCTGGGGCCCGTGAAAATGACGGTAACCCAGATTCAGGCCGGCACCCAGCACAACGTGGTGCCCGACGTGTGCCGCTTCGTCGTGGACGTGCGCACCAACGAGTTTTATTCCAACGAGGAAGTCGTGCACACCGTGCAGGAGCATTTACAATCGGAAGTGGTGCCCCGCTCAGTACGGCTCAACTCCTCGCGCATCGACCCGGACCACGTGCTGGTGCGCAAGGGCGTGGCGCTGGGCCGCAAAACCTACGGCTCGGCTACCATGTCGGACCAGGCTCTGATGCCGTTTCCGACGGTGAAGATGGGCCCCGGCGACTCGGCCCGCTCCCACACCCCCGACGAATACATTTACCGCTACGAAATCCGGGGCGGCATCCGGGCCTATATCGAGTTGCTGGAGGGACTGCAGCTGTAA
- the argB gene encoding acetylglutamate kinase: MQEVLKIFKIGGGIIDDAAQLQQFLSELAKLDNKIMLVHGGGKGASQMLQDLGIEPKMVQGRRITDAATLDIVTMFYAGKTNKQVVAGLQAYGLNALGLSGADGNVIRASKRPVKEIDYGFVGDIDEHSVNADLLQALLTADLTPVFCAITHDGQGQLLNTNADTIASSLARALAPFYQVELHFCFEKDGVLADVNDEHSVIPQITPGQYQELKASGVIAAGMVPKLDNAFAALEAGVERVVIENALKINEPVKTILCRS, encoded by the coding sequence ATGCAAGAGGTTCTGAAGATTTTCAAGATTGGCGGCGGCATTATCGACGACGCGGCCCAGCTCCAACAGTTTCTCAGTGAGCTGGCCAAACTTGACAATAAGATAATGTTAGTGCACGGCGGCGGCAAGGGTGCCAGCCAGATGCTGCAGGACTTGGGTATCGAGCCCAAGATGGTACAGGGCCGCCGCATCACCGACGCAGCCACGCTCGACATCGTGACCATGTTCTACGCCGGTAAAACAAATAAGCAGGTAGTAGCCGGGCTGCAAGCCTATGGCCTCAACGCCCTGGGTTTGTCAGGGGCCGACGGCAACGTAATCCGCGCCTCAAAGCGGCCAGTCAAGGAAATTGATTACGGCTTTGTGGGGGATATTGACGAGCACAGTGTGAATGCCGATCTGCTCCAAGCCCTACTGACGGCGGACCTAACACCGGTTTTCTGCGCTATTACCCATGACGGGCAAGGTCAACTGCTCAATACCAACGCCGATACCATTGCCAGTTCCCTGGCCCGGGCCTTGGCACCGTTTTATCAGGTGGAGCTGCACTTCTGCTTCGAAAAAGACGGAGTGCTGGCTGATGTGAACGACGAGCACTCCGTCATTCCGCAAATAACGCCCGGACAGTACCAGGAGCTCAAAGCCAGCGGCGTAATTGCGGCGGGCATGGTGCCTAAGCTCGATAACGCCTTTGCGGCCTTGGAGGCTGGCGTGGAGCGGGTTGTCATTGAAAACGCGCTAAAAATCAACGAGCCCGTAAAAACCATCCTATGCCGGAGCTAA
- a CDS encoding GNAT family N-acetyltransferase has protein sequence MVLRVAYAADAQYVETLCQWYEESARTRGVGIAKRDPNYLKKKMERGDAIIAFVDNELAGFCYIETFEDNKFVVNSGLIVNTELRKEGLGRAIKHRVFELSRTKYPGAKIFGITTSGPVMKINSELGYRPVTFTELTQSDDFWKGCMGCKNYPILQENQRKMCLCTGMVYDKLDDQYGQPVQETIEILTPQGH, from the coding sequence ATGGTATTACGAGTCGCCTATGCTGCCGATGCGCAGTATGTGGAAACCCTTTGTCAATGGTATGAGGAATCTGCCAGAACGCGCGGCGTAGGTATCGCCAAGCGTGACCCTAACTATCTGAAAAAGAAGATGGAGCGGGGCGACGCCATTATTGCCTTCGTCGACAATGAGCTGGCTGGTTTCTGCTATATCGAAACCTTCGAGGACAACAAGTTTGTCGTCAATTCCGGCCTGATTGTCAACACCGAGCTCCGCAAGGAAGGGCTGGGCCGCGCCATCAAGCACCGCGTGTTTGAGTTGTCGCGCACCAAATACCCCGGCGCCAAAATCTTCGGTATTACCACCAGCGGGCCGGTCATGAAGATCAACTCCGAGCTGGGCTACCGCCCCGTCACGTTCACTGAACTGACCCAGAGCGACGACTTCTGGAAAGGCTGCATGGGCTGCAAGAACTATCCGATTCTGCAGGAAAACCAGCGCAAAATGTGCCTGTGCACCGGCATGGTCTACGACAAGCTCGACGACCAGTATGGCCAGCCCGTACAGGAAACCATTGAGATTTTAACACCCCAAGGTCACTAA
- the argG gene encoding argininosuccinate synthase: MKKVVLAYSGGLDTSYCVVYLTRELGLEVHTVIVNSGGFSDEELTAIEKRAYELGSTKHEVIDVTQRFYQDCLRYLIFGNILKNDTYPLSVSAERMFQSLALAEYAREHKADYIAHGSTGAGNDQVRFDVAFSVIAPNTEIITPIRDLKLSRQAEIDFLNQHGFEMSWEKAKYSINKGIWGTSVGGVETLTSHQALPESAYPTQLSATEPASIEITFEKGEPVALNGETMNPVALIQALNELAGTYAIGRDTHVGDTILGIKGRVGFEAPAPLILLKAHHLLEKHTSSRWQLLHKDYVANWYGTLLHEAQYLDPVMRDFEALLTSSQERVSGKVFVTLKPYQFELQGIESKYDMMRSKVATYGEENDAWDGRDAKGFIKIFSNQLRIHSSFNDEN; the protein is encoded by the coding sequence ATGAAAAAGGTAGTTTTAGCGTACAGCGGCGGCTTGGATACGTCCTACTGCGTTGTATATCTGACCCGCGAACTGGGTCTGGAGGTTCACACGGTTATCGTCAACTCCGGCGGCTTCTCAGATGAGGAGCTGACGGCCATTGAGAAGCGGGCCTACGAGCTGGGTTCGACCAAGCACGAGGTCATCGACGTAACCCAGCGATTCTACCAGGACTGTTTGCGCTACCTGATCTTTGGTAACATCCTCAAGAACGATACGTACCCGCTGAGCGTCAGTGCGGAGCGCATGTTTCAGTCGTTGGCGCTGGCTGAGTATGCCCGCGAGCATAAGGCCGACTACATTGCCCACGGCAGCACCGGTGCTGGCAACGACCAGGTTCGTTTCGACGTGGCTTTCTCCGTCATTGCGCCCAACACGGAAATCATTACGCCCATCCGGGATTTGAAACTCTCCCGCCAGGCTGAAATCGACTTTCTCAATCAGCACGGCTTTGAGATGAGCTGGGAAAAAGCCAAATACTCCATCAACAAGGGTATCTGGGGCACCAGCGTGGGCGGCGTTGAAACGCTGACCTCACACCAGGCGCTGCCCGAGTCGGCATATCCCACGCAGCTGAGCGCTACCGAGCCTGCCAGCATCGAAATTACCTTCGAGAAAGGCGAGCCGGTGGCGCTGAACGGCGAAACTATGAACCCGGTGGCTTTGATTCAGGCCCTGAACGAACTGGCCGGCACCTACGCCATTGGCCGCGACACCCACGTGGGCGACACGATTCTGGGCATCAAAGGCCGCGTGGGCTTCGAGGCACCCGCCCCGCTGATTCTGCTCAAGGCCCACCACTTGCTGGAAAAGCATACGTCGAGCCGCTGGCAGCTGCTGCACAAGGACTACGTGGCCAATTGGTACGGCACGCTGTTGCACGAGGCCCAGTACCTCGACCCGGTGATGCGCGACTTCGAAGCCCTGCTGACGTCCTCGCAGGAGCGGGTGTCGGGCAAGGTGTTCGTGACCCTGAAGCCTTACCAGTTTGAGCTGCAGGGCATCGAGTCGAAGTACGATATGATGCGCTCCAAGGTGGCCACCTACGGCGAGGAAAACGACGCCTGGGACGGCCGCGACGCCAAGGGCTTCATCAAGATTTTCAGCAACCAACTGCGCATTCACTCCTCTTTCAACGATGAAAATTAA
- the argC gene encoding N-acetyl-gamma-glutamyl-phosphate reductase produces MKIKAGIVGGAGYTAGELIRILLHHEFVELGGIVSSSNAGNPVHQVHDDLIGDTDLVFAAELAGDEDVVFLCLGHGNSKAWLEKNALPDTTHVIDLSNDFRLEADAEFADREFVYGLPELNKGRIQQAQSIANPGCFATAIQLALLPLAHAGKLTEDVHVSAITGSTGAGQSLSETVHFSWRTNNVSIYKPFTHQHLGEIGESLAQLQSQPGGEIYFVPYRGNFARGIFASVYTPSDLTQDEARALYKKFYADAPFTTVSDKEVHLKQVVNTNKCLLHVQKLGKQLLITSVIDNLVKGASGQAVQNMNLLFGLPETTGLNLKSVLF; encoded by the coding sequence ATGAAAATTAAGGCGGGCATTGTGGGCGGGGCCGGCTACACGGCCGGGGAGCTCATCCGCATCCTGCTCCACCACGAGTTTGTGGAGCTGGGCGGTATCGTCAGCTCGTCTAATGCAGGCAACCCCGTGCATCAGGTGCACGACGACCTGATAGGCGACACCGACCTGGTATTTGCCGCCGAGCTGGCCGGCGACGAAGACGTGGTGTTTCTGTGCCTGGGCCACGGCAACTCGAAGGCCTGGCTGGAGAAAAATGCCCTGCCCGATACGACCCACGTCATTGACCTAAGCAACGATTTCCGCTTGGAGGCCGACGCTGAGTTTGCCGACCGGGAGTTTGTCTACGGCTTGCCCGAGCTCAACAAAGGCCGGATTCAGCAGGCCCAGAGCATTGCCAACCCCGGCTGCTTTGCCACCGCTATTCAGTTGGCCTTGCTGCCGCTGGCTCATGCCGGCAAGCTGACCGAGGACGTGCACGTGTCGGCCATAACGGGTTCTACAGGCGCGGGGCAGAGCCTGTCAGAGACGGTGCACTTCTCGTGGCGCACGAATAACGTTTCCATCTACAAGCCCTTTACCCACCAGCACCTCGGCGAAATAGGGGAGAGCCTGGCCCAGCTGCAAAGCCAGCCCGGGGGGGAAATCTACTTCGTGCCCTACCGCGGCAACTTTGCCCGGGGCATTTTCGCCAGCGTCTATACGCCTTCGGATCTGACTCAGGACGAGGCCCGGGCGCTGTATAAGAAGTTCTACGCCGATGCGCCGTTTACCACCGTGTCGGATAAGGAAGTGCATCTAAAGCAGGTGGTGAATACCAACAAGTGCCTGCTGCACGTGCAGAAGCTAGGCAAGCAGCTGCTCATCACCTCGGTTATTGACAATTTGGTGAAGGGCGCCTCGGGCCAGGCCGTCCAGAATATGAATCTGCTTTTTGGCCTGCCGGAAACGACGGGACTCAACCTCAAATCGGTGCTTTTCTAA
- a CDS encoding aspartate aminotransferase family protein: protein MELFNVYPLVNITPVKALGAKLWDDQGQEYLDFYGGHAVISIGHSHPHYVQRLTEQLQNIGFYSNSVQIPIQQQLASKLGQVSGYESYSLFLCNSGAEANENALKLASFHTGKKRVIAFKGAFHGRTSGAVAATDNPKIVAPFNADHAISFLEYDLAAVEQVLQGGDVCAAIIEPIQGVGGIIMPADEFLQSLSALCKQYGALLIADEVQSGYGRSGKFFAHQHAGIQPDVISVAKGMGNGFPIGGILIAPELKASYGLLGTTFGGNHLACAAALAVLEVIEQESLLSHATELGAYLRQELEANAGAEEIRGRGLMVGIKYDFPIKDVRDKLLSEYHIFVGNASDPGVLRLLPPLNITKDEVDRFLQALYAIIPAEVKK from the coding sequence ATGGAGCTTTTCAACGTTTATCCGCTCGTCAACATCACGCCGGTGAAGGCGCTAGGGGCGAAACTCTGGGACGACCAGGGCCAGGAGTACCTGGATTTTTACGGCGGGCACGCCGTTATTTCCATCGGCCACAGCCACCCGCACTACGTGCAGCGCCTCACCGAGCAGCTGCAGAACATTGGCTTCTACTCCAACTCGGTGCAGATTCCAATTCAGCAGCAACTGGCTAGTAAGCTCGGGCAGGTGTCGGGCTACGAAAGCTACTCGCTGTTTCTGTGCAACTCGGGCGCTGAAGCCAACGAAAACGCGCTGAAGCTGGCTTCCTTCCACACCGGCAAAAAGCGGGTCATTGCCTTCAAAGGCGCTTTCCACGGCCGTACCTCGGGTGCCGTAGCTGCTACTGATAACCCCAAGATTGTCGCGCCCTTCAACGCCGACCACGCTATTTCCTTCCTGGAGTACGACCTGGCAGCGGTAGAGCAGGTGCTGCAGGGCGGTGACGTTTGCGCGGCCATTATTGAGCCCATTCAGGGCGTGGGTGGCATTATCATGCCTGCCGACGAGTTTTTGCAAAGCCTGTCCGCCCTGTGCAAGCAGTACGGTGCCCTGCTCATTGCCGACGAGGTGCAGAGCGGCTACGGCCGTAGCGGTAAGTTCTTCGCCCACCAGCACGCCGGTATTCAGCCCGACGTTATTTCGGTCGCCAAGGGCATGGGCAACGGCTTTCCCATCGGCGGCATCCTGATTGCGCCCGAGCTCAAGGCTTCGTACGGTCTGTTGGGCACCACGTTTGGCGGCAACCACCTGGCCTGCGCCGCGGCTCTGGCCGTGCTGGAAGTTATTGAGCAGGAAAGCCTGCTGAGCCACGCCACGGAGCTGGGTGCGTATTTGCGGCAGGAGCTCGAAGCCAACGCCGGGGCCGAGGAAATCCGGGGCCGGGGACTGATGGTCGGCATCAAGTACGATTTCCCCATCAAGGACGTGCGCGACAAGCTGCTGAGCGAGTACCACATTTTCGTCGGCAATGCCTCCGACCCTGGGGTGCTCCGCCTGCTGCCCCCGCTCAACATCACCAAGGATGAAGTCGACCGGTTTTTGCAGGCGCTGTATGCAATTATTCCGGCCGAGGTAAAAAAGTAA
- the carA gene encoding glutamine-hydrolyzing carbamoyl-phosphate synthase small subunit gives MENAKSVKLILEDGTEIEGQSFGAFTSAAGEVVFSTAMTGYPENLTDPSFAGQILVLTYPMVGNYGVPGEELYESISKIFESDKIHIAGLVVNYYSEEHSHWNAAKSLGDWLKEYNIPGIFGVDTRMLTKILREKGAMLGKIVAEQDVELHDPNQDNLVAQVSPTEVKRYGTGQHKIVLVDCGTKTNIIRCFLERDVELIRVPWDYDFTTLDYDGLFLSNGPGDPKMCEPTIQHLQTALGQDKPIFGICLGSQLMGLAAGGDTFKLKYGHRSHNQPVLLTGTKRSYITSQNHGFAVDTATLPAEWDMLFENLNDGTCEGIKHKTKPFFSTQFHPEAAGGPEDTEYLFDDFLQAVAEYKAAK, from the coding sequence GTGGAAAACGCTAAATCGGTAAAACTCATCCTCGAAGACGGCACCGAAATCGAGGGCCAATCTTTTGGCGCATTTACCTCCGCCGCGGGCGAGGTAGTGTTCAGCACGGCCATGACCGGCTACCCCGAAAACCTCACCGACCCGTCTTTCGCCGGCCAGATCCTGGTGCTCACCTACCCCATGGTGGGCAACTACGGCGTGCCCGGCGAGGAGCTGTACGAGTCGATTTCCAAGATTTTCGAGTCGGACAAGATTCACATTGCCGGCCTGGTGGTGAATTACTACTCCGAGGAGCACAGCCACTGGAACGCCGCCAAAAGCCTCGGCGACTGGCTTAAGGAGTACAACATCCCTGGCATCTTCGGCGTGGATACCCGCATGCTGACCAAAATCCTGCGGGAGAAAGGCGCCATGCTGGGCAAAATCGTGGCCGAGCAGGACGTGGAGCTGCACGACCCCAACCAGGACAACCTAGTGGCCCAGGTGAGCCCCACGGAGGTAAAGCGCTACGGTACGGGGCAGCACAAAATTGTGCTCGTCGACTGCGGGACCAAGACCAACATCATCCGCTGCTTTCTGGAGCGCGACGTGGAGCTCATCCGCGTGCCTTGGGACTACGACTTCACCACCCTCGACTACGACGGCCTGTTCCTGAGCAACGGACCCGGCGACCCGAAAATGTGCGAGCCGACTATCCAACACCTGCAAACGGCGCTGGGCCAAGACAAGCCCATCTTCGGTATCTGCCTGGGCTCCCAGCTCATGGGCCTGGCCGCGGGCGGCGACACGTTCAAGCTCAAGTACGGCCACCGCAGCCACAACCAGCCCGTGCTGCTCACCGGCACCAAGCGCAGCTACATCACCAGCCAGAACCACGGCTTTGCCGTCGACACGGCCACGCTGCCCGCCGAGTGGGACATGCTGTTTGAGAACCTCAACGACGGCACCTGCGAAGGCATCAAGCACAAAACCAAGCCCTTTTTCTCCACCCAGTTTCACCCCGAAGCCGCCGGCGGCCCCGAGGATACGGAGTACCTGTTCGACGACTTCCTGCAGGCCGTAGCGGAGTATAAAGCCGCTAAGTAG
- the carB gene encoding carbamoyl-phosphate synthase (glutamine-hydrolyzing) large subunit gives MNKPQKVLVLGSGALKIGEAGEFDYSGSQALKALKEEGIRTILINPNIATVQTSDNIADDVYFLPVTPFFVEEVIKKEKPDGILVAFGGQTALNCAVALYRAGVFEKYNVKVLGTPVQSIIDTEDRDIFKEKLDQIGVFTARSVAVTTMEDALAAGEKIGFPIIVRAAFALGGLGSGFANNMEELRALAQKSFTTSDQILVEESLKGWKEVEYEVVRDQYDNCITVCNMENFDPIGIHTGESIVVAPSQTLSNREYHKLRSIGIKTIRHLGIVGECNIQYALDPVSEDYRVIEVNARLSRSSALASKATGYPLAFVAAKLSLGYSLSELKNSVTQTTSAFFEPALDYVVVKLPRWDLGKFEGVNRQIGSAMKSVGEVMAIGKSFEEAIQKGLRMLDTGKRGFVANKPEQVDTATIDQLLSEPNEERIFAINLAFEAGYTLDQVHDLTKIDHWFLQRLLTIFQLGNQLAEGRATGLDGLETLLLREAKKAGFSDQQIAVKLLGEGDVKADELLVRARRKALGVLPVIKQIDTLAAEFPAKTNYLYSTYHGTENDLAPETSKSIVVLGSGVYRIGSSVEFDWCGVNAVQTAAAEGYKTIIINYNPETVSTDYDVSDRLYFEELSFERVMDILDFEQPQGVILSTGGQIPNNLATRLADAQAPILGTAPARIDEAENRHKFSSIMDELGIAQPRWKELTSLEAMLQFVQEVGFPVLIRPSYVLSGAAMNVVSNPFELENFLATAQEVSAEYPVVVSEFIQDAKEIELDAVADKGEIVSYAISEHVEFAGVHSGDATMYYPPQKVYVRTIRKLKVIAEKIAKRYEISGPFNIQFLDKNGEIRVIECNIRASRSYPFVSKISGNNLIKKATQVLLGVKVERDESERVYDLPYVGVKAPQFSFTRLPGADPVMRVDMVSTGEVGCLGDTAEEALLKSMLSVGYKIPQKSVLISGGPIKSKVALLSAVELLVKKGYQIYATQGTHRFFAENGVPSSLLYWPDEMQEPNVLTYLKEKKIDLVINIPKNLSKGELDNDYKIRRTAVDFGVPLLTNARLAKAFIQAFCKLEMKDLKIKSWNEYKAM, from the coding sequence ATGAACAAACCACAGAAAGTTCTCGTCCTCGGTTCTGGCGCTTTGAAAATCGGCGAGGCCGGTGAGTTCGATTACTCCGGCTCCCAGGCCCTGAAGGCCCTGAAAGAGGAAGGTATCCGCACCATCCTCATCAACCCCAACATTGCCACCGTGCAGACGTCGGACAACATTGCCGACGACGTGTATTTCCTGCCCGTGACGCCCTTCTTCGTGGAGGAAGTCATCAAAAAGGAAAAGCCCGACGGTATTCTGGTAGCTTTCGGTGGCCAGACGGCCCTGAACTGCGCCGTGGCCCTATACCGCGCCGGGGTGTTTGAGAAGTACAATGTGAAAGTGCTTGGTACGCCCGTGCAAAGCATTATCGACACCGAGGACCGGGATATTTTCAAGGAGAAACTCGACCAGATTGGCGTGTTCACGGCCCGCAGCGTGGCCGTCACGACGATGGAAGATGCCCTGGCGGCTGGCGAGAAAATCGGCTTCCCGATTATCGTGCGGGCGGCTTTTGCCTTGGGCGGCCTGGGCAGCGGCTTCGCCAACAACATGGAAGAGCTACGGGCCCTGGCCCAAAAATCCTTCACGACTTCCGACCAGATTCTGGTGGAAGAGTCGCTGAAAGGCTGGAAGGAAGTGGAGTACGAAGTGGTGCGCGACCAGTATGACAACTGCATCACGGTCTGCAATATGGAGAACTTCGACCCCATCGGCATTCACACCGGGGAAAGCATCGTGGTGGCCCCTTCGCAGACCCTGAGCAACCGTGAGTACCACAAGCTGCGCAGCATCGGCATCAAGACCATCCGCCACCTGGGCATCGTGGGCGAATGCAACATTCAGTACGCCCTCGACCCCGTGTCGGAAGACTACCGCGTGATTGAGGTAAATGCCCGCTTGTCGCGCTCCTCGGCCCTGGCTTCCAAGGCTACGGGCTATCCGCTGGCGTTTGTGGCGGCCAAGCTGAGCCTGGGCTACTCGCTGTCGGAGCTGAAAAACAGCGTGACCCAGACCACCTCAGCCTTCTTCGAGCCGGCCCTGGACTACGTGGTGGTAAAGCTGCCGCGCTGGGATTTGGGCAAGTTCGAGGGCGTCAACCGCCAGATCGGCTCGGCCATGAAGAGCGTAGGCGAGGTGATGGCTATTGGCAAATCCTTCGAGGAAGCCATTCAGAAGGGTTTGCGTATGCTCGATACCGGCAAGCGCGGCTTCGTGGCCAACAAGCCCGAGCAGGTCGATACGGCTACCATCGACCAGCTGCTGAGCGAGCCGAACGAAGAGCGTATCTTCGCCATCAACCTGGCGTTTGAGGCCGGCTACACGCTCGACCAGGTGCACGATCTGACCAAGATTGACCACTGGTTTTTGCAGCGCCTGCTGACTATTTTCCAGCTGGGCAACCAGTTGGCCGAAGGTCGCGCCACTGGCCTCGACGGGCTGGAAACCCTGCTGCTGCGCGAAGCCAAGAAAGCTGGTTTCTCGGATCAGCAGATTGCTGTGAAGCTGCTCGGCGAAGGCGACGTGAAGGCTGATGAGCTGCTGGTGCGGGCCCGCCGCAAGGCCTTGGGCGTGCTGCCCGTCATCAAGCAGATTGACACGCTGGCCGCGGAATTTCCGGCCAAGACCAACTACCTCTATAGCACCTACCACGGCACCGAAAACGACCTGGCCCCGGAAACCAGCAAGTCCATCGTGGTACTGGGCTCAGGCGTGTACCGTATCGGCTCCTCGGTAGAGTTCGACTGGTGCGGCGTGAATGCCGTGCAGACGGCCGCCGCGGAAGGCTACAAAACCATCATCATCAACTACAACCCCGAAACCGTATCGACCGACTACGACGTGTCGGACCGGCTGTACTTCGAGGAGCTGAGCTTCGAGCGGGTGATGGATATTCTGGACTTCGAGCAGCCCCAGGGCGTGATTCTAAGCACCGGCGGGCAGATTCCCAACAACCTCGCCACCCGCCTGGCCGATGCGCAGGCCCCCATTCTGGGTACCGCTCCGGCCCGCATCGACGAGGCCGAAAACCGCCATAAGTTCTCCAGCATCATGGACGAGCTGGGTATTGCTCAGCCCCGCTGGAAAGAGCTGACTTCGCTGGAAGCCATGCTCCAGTTTGTGCAGGAAGTGGGCTTCCCGGTGCTGATCCGGCCTTCGTACGTGCTGTCGGGCGCGGCCATGAATGTGGTGTCCAACCCGTTTGAGCTGGAAAACTTCCTGGCCACGGCCCAGGAAGTCAGCGCGGAATATCCGGTGGTAGTGTCCGAGTTTATTCAGGATGCCAAGGAAATTGAGCTCGACGCGGTGGCCGACAAGGGCGAAATCGTGAGTTACGCCATTTCCGAGCACGTGGAGTTTGCCGGCGTGCACTCCGGCGACGCCACCATGTACTACCCGCCCCAGAAGGTGTACGTGCGCACCATCCGCAAGCTCAAAGTCATTGCCGAAAAGATTGCCAAGCGCTACGAAATCAGCGGGCCCTTCAACATCCAGTTCCTGGATAAAAACGGCGAAATCCGGGTGATTGAGTGCAACATCCGCGCCTCGCGGAGCTACCCCTTCGTGTCGAAGATTTCGGGCAACAACCTCATCAAAAAGGCCACCCAAGTCCTGCTGGGCGTGAAAGTGGAGCGCGATGAGAGCGAGCGGGTCTACGACCTGCCCTACGTGGGCGTGAAAGCTCCGCAGTTCTCCTTCACCCGCCTGCCCGGCGCCGACCCGGTGATGCGCGTGGATATGGTAAGTACCGGCGAAGTAGGCTGCCTCGGCGATACGGCCGAGGAGGCTTTGCTCAAGTCGATGCTGAGCGTGGGCTACAAGATTCCCCAGAAGTCGGTGCTAATTTCCGGCGGCCCTATTAAGTCGAAAGTGGCTTTGCTCTCGGCCGTGGAGCTGCTCGTGAAAAAGGGTTACCAGATTTACGCCACCCAGGGCACGCACCGCTTCTTCGCCGAAAACGGCGTGCCGAGCAGCCTGCTCTACTGGCCCGACGAAATGCAGGAGCCCAACGTGCTGACTTATCTCAAGGAGAAGAAGATTGACCTGGTCATCAACATCCCAAAGAACCTCTCGAAGGGTGAGCTGGACAACGACTACAAAATCCGCCGCACCGCCGTTGACTTCGGCGTTCCGCTGCTAACCAACGCTCGCCTGGCAAAAGCATTTATCCAAGCCTTCTGCAAGCTGGAAATGAAGGACCTCAAGATTAAGAGTTGGAACGAGTATAAGGCGATGTAA